Below is a window of Acidobacteriota bacterium DNA.
GGATGCCCGGTCCCTCGTCACTCACCGTGACCTCGACATTTGGCCCGTCCCTGCGCACGGTGACGGTGACCTTGCCATCGGGCGGCGAGAAGCTGACTGCGTTGTCGATCAGATTCTCGAACACTTGGGTGAGCCGATCGGCTGATGCCTCGACAGTGACTCCGGCATCCGATTTCGCGAGGTCAAACGCGATTCCGGAATCTCCATTCCTCAGCCTGAAGCTTTCGACAAGCGCCGGCAACAGCTCGTCGAGGGCAACTTCAGTGCGTTCTTCTTCATCGAGATTGGCATCGATTCGGGAGATCTCCCGGGCTTCGGAAAGGAGACGCTCCATTCGCGCGATGTCCTTCTGGATCATTCCCAGAAAACGTCGTCGCTGACCAGGCTCGACGTCTTCCAGCGCCATGTCGGTCGCGGTGCGAATCGAGGCGAGAGGGTTCTTGAACTCGTGGGAAACATCTGCGGCGAAGGCCTCGGTCGATCTGAGATGCTGCTCGAGTTGGCGGGTGAGCTCGGCCAGCGCTCGCTCGAGATCGCCGATCTCGTCCCGCCGGTTGCTCGTCTTGAATCCGCCGCGGAGTCGCCCGCGTCGATCGAGGATATCGCCAGCACGCTCGCGTAGCCGTGTAATCGGCCTGGCGATCGTGGTCGCCGCCAACAGGCTCAGAACCACTGCTGCCCCGAGGCTGAGAAGGAAAACCTTGAAGACATCCAATCGCACTGCATCCAGGGCCTGAAGGATGCGGCCGGTGGACTGGGACACAAGCACCGCTCCTTCGACTACACCCTCGACCCTCACGGGAATCGCGATATGGAGGGTGACCGAGCGTCGCGGCGGAGGGCTGATTCGGGTAGCGGCACCGTACCGACCGTCGAGTGCGCTCCGGATCTCCGGACGGGACACCAGGTCGCTCGATGCGTCCGCCGATACCTCGATTTCCTGGTCCGATCTCGATTCTCCGACAGTCCCGCGAATCAGCCTGAACGGCAGTGATCCCACCCGGTAGAGAAAGCTCGCTTCGCCGGTGGGCGAGTCAGAGGTGCTCTCAGCGCTGTCGACCGTCTCGAGCCGGGGCCCGAGAAGTGCCGAATCGGCCACCACCGTACCGTTCTGATCCACTACCCGCAGCCGTGCCAAGTGGCGTTGCCCGAGCTGGACGAGAATGCGATGGGCGTCCTCGCCCTCGAACCGGTCGCGTGCCTCGATGGCTGCGGCGAGCAGGCGGCCCTCCTGGGCCATCGTGCGCTCCTGGGCTCTCAGAAGGTGGCTCTCGTAGGTGTCGAGAAAGAGGACTCCGCCGACCGGCAGAAAGACCAGAAGAACGTTGAACGCGAGCAAACGGAGGGAGATGCGGGAGGGGTGGCGGAGCTTCATCGGAGTGATCAGCTCAGGCCGGCTCCTCGGTATAGCGGTAGCCGAGCCCATAGACTGTTTCGATGCCGTTGAATTCCCCGTCCACTTCGACGAACTTCTTTCGAATTCGCTTGATGTGGGAATCGATGGTCCGATCCGAAACGAAGGTGTCGTGCGGGTAACCCTCGTTCATGAGCTGCTCCCTGGTCTTGACGTGGCCCGGACGACGGGCGAGAGCGTGCAAGATCATGAACTCGGTGACCGTCAGGCCGACGGTGCTCTGGCTCCACCGAGCGGTATATCGCCTCAGATCGAGCTCGAGATTCCCAACCCGAAGCAGCTCCTCTTCGGGACCCGATGTCGCGTGGCGACCCAGAGCGACCCTCCGAAAGAGCACCTTGACTCGTGCAAGGAGCTCCCGCATGGAAAACGGCTTACACAGATAGTCGTCGGCCCCGAGCTCGAGCCCGAGGACCCGGTCGAACTCCTCGTCGCGCGACGTGAGGAAGACGATCGGCACATTGTCGGACACCGAGCGCACCTTACGGCACAGTTCGAGCCCGTCCATCCGGGGCATGATGATGTCGAGAATGACCAGCTCCGGCAGATTCTGTTGGAAGGCCTCCCAGGCACTGAGGCCATCCGCGTAGGTGTCGACGCGGTAGCCTTCGCGTTCGAGTGCAAAAGCAACGTTGTCCCTGATGTTCTGTTCATCCTCGACGACGGCGATACGTTCGGCCATGAATTCAGCCTAGCCGACCACTGTGGAGAGTGCAATTTGTCACACCTCAAGCGAGAGAGAAACGATGCTCGATACTGGATACTCGTTTCTCGATCTGCCCGCCCGCCCCTTGACAATTCAGCAAGACGATTTGTTGAATCGAGCATCGAGATACAAGAATCGATAATCACAAAAAAGGCGCTGCCGAAGCAACGCCAGTACAAGGCGGGAAGGAATTCTTCCTCTGATTAATTCTTGGTGGTCGCTTTCTTGGTCGCGGGTGCTCTCTTGGTGGCGGTTTTCTTGGCCGGCGCCGCCTTCGGTTTGGCAGTGCTCTTGGTCCGCAGGTTGTCGACCGCGACCGTGAGATCCTCGACCTTCTTGGTCAGTGTTTCGATCTCGTCCTTGGTCGGGACGCCGATGCGGTGAATGACCGCCGTCACCTGCTCGTCGATCGTGCGGCCGAAGGTGTCCCAGTAGCTCTCTGCGACGGTCTTCATGCCGGAGACAGTGCCCTTGGCCTTCTCGACCTGCTTGATGCTCTTGCCCTCGAACGTCTCGCCCTTGTCGACCAGGGATGAGAACAGCTTGCCGCCCCCTTCCTCGGCCATGGCGACGGCACCGAGGCCGGCCAGCCACACCTTGTGTGCGGAATTCATGATGTCGTCCTGAACCTTCTTCTTGCTCTTCTTGCCCATTCTGTCCTCCTTGCCGGTTGACACCGGCGATAACGTTTGAGAGTTCGTCGACGCATGCCGCAGCGCGGCGCGTCCGAGGATCAGAATATAACGCGCTGCGGCAAGATTGTCAAGTGATGAATGCCGCTTTGCGGCAAATATTTATTCTTCTGAAAATCATAACATTATGTGATTCTTGCGACGAAAATTGAGAAGGTAAAACGGCATGTGATCCCAATAATTTTGCCGCGCAGCGGCATAGTGGAATGACCTGTCGGCTCAGTCCCAACCATCGGGAAAGGAGGTATCGACCTCGATCGCGGACCTGACCAGTTCTTTTGCCGCCTTGGCATAAGGTAGGAGGGCGAAGAGGCTGCCTTTGGCGAGCTTGAGCTTGCCTCCCATAAGGCCGACGATTGGATCGGTCTTGCCTGCGAGGACGCTCTTCCACGCCGCCGGCTCTGCCTCGATATGATACGGCGCTTCCTCGAGTTCATCGGAATTGCCGACCTGGGCGTTTCGACAGTCGCCGTGCCACAGGTCTGCGATGACGATGCGTTCTTCCGGAATGCCCATTGTTGGATCCGGCTTCATGACCATCGCAATCGCGCCCTCCCACTTCTCGGCGGCCTTTTTGTAGTCCGTGTTTGCGTTGATTTTGTCGTTCCAGAGCTGTGCCCATGCGTCGGTGAAAATCTCTGCAGCCATGAATCCTCCGATGTGTCGCAGGCAAGGATAGCCGACGTGGCCGTGCGCCTCAAGCCAAGCAACGGCGAGGAAGTCGTATTTCGAATTTCGGATTTCGAATTTGGAATTTCCCACCCACCTTCCCGCTCTCTGGGGGGGCGGTCGGAAAATTCGAAATTCGAAATTTCAAATTCGAAATTTCCTAAGCTCTGCCGGTGACGTAGTGGACTGCGTCGTCGCGGAAGCGACCGACATACCTCCGGAACGGCTCGGTAACGGCCTGCGGAACCGGCAGGTACATGAGTTTGCCGGGCGACTCCTGGGTGGCTTCGAAGAGCCACGAGGAGACCTGATGGATGTTGACCCGCGCGATGTCACGGCGAGAGAAGACGTTGGCCAGGTAGAGCGGCGCCAGGTCGCGCGCCTCGGGTTCGGCCAGGCTTACGGTCCAGGGTTGAGGCCGAAGGTCGGTGGGGAACCGTTCGGTCTCTTTCAGCGGACGGCTCCGGATAGCGTAGAGGAAGAGACGGTTGAACGCGTTGGCCATGAGCCTGGGATTGATGCATCGAATCGCCGGCACGTAGAACGCATGCTGGCGGCTGGGAGCGGCCTCGTCGATCTGATCGAAGGTACCGTCGATACCATCCTTCAGGCGCATGAGATCCGTCAGCAACTCACCGGAGCCGGTGCGAAGGCGGAGGGGAAATTGCCAGAACGGGACGATGTCCCAGCCAGTCTCGTCAGGCGTCGGGATGTGTCCATAGGGAATATTGACCTTTCGGCCTGTCTCGA
It encodes the following:
- a CDS encoding histidine kinase, whose product is MKLRHPSRISLRLLAFNVLLVFLPVGGVLFLDTYESHLLRAQERTMAQEGRLLAAAIEARDRFEGEDAHRILVQLGQRHLARLRVVDQNGTVVADSALLGPRLETVDSAESTSDSPTGEASFLYRVGSLPFRLIRGTVGESRSDQEIEVSADASSDLVSRPEIRSALDGRYGAATRISPPPRRSVTLHIAIPVRVEGVVEGAVLVSQSTGRILQALDAVRLDVFKVFLLSLGAAVVLSLLAATTIARPITRLRERAGDILDRRGRLRGGFKTSNRRDEIGDLERALAELTRQLEQHLRSTEAFAADVSHEFKNPLASIRTATDMALEDVEPGQRRRFLGMIQKDIARMERLLSEAREISRIDANLDEEERTEVALDELLPALVESFRLRNGDSGIAFDLAKSDAGVTVEASADRLTQVFENLIDNAVSFSPPDGKVTVTVRRDGPNVEVTVSDEGPGIPDEHRDRIFKRFFSYRPDDEAGSGHTGLGLALVRAIVESHGGTIRAEGRSGGGTMMVVVLPLGKR
- a CDS encoding response regulator transcription factor, producing the protein MAERIAVVEDEQNIRDNVAFALEREGYRVDTYADGLSAWEAFQQNLPELVILDIIMPRMDGLELCRKVRSVSDNVPIVFLTSRDEEFDRVLGLELGADDYLCKPFSMRELLARVKVLFRRVALGRHATSGPEEELLRVGNLELDLRRYTARWSQSTVGLTVTEFMILHALARRPGHVKTREQLMNEGYPHDTFVSDRTIDSHIKRIRKKFVEVDGEFNGIETVYGLGYRYTEEPA
- a CDS encoding phasin family protein, with amino-acid sequence MGKKSKKKVQDDIMNSAHKVWLAGLGAVAMAEEGGGKLFSSLVDKGETFEGKSIKQVEKAKGTVSGMKTVAESYWDTFGRTIDEQVTAVIHRIGVPTKDEIETLTKKVEDLTVAVDNLRTKSTAKPKAAPAKKTATKRAPATKKATTKN
- a CDS encoding SCP2 sterol-binding domain-containing protein — translated: MAAEIFTDAWAQLWNDKINANTDYKKAAEKWEGAIAMVMKPDPTMGIPEERIVIADLWHGDCRNAQVGNSDELEEAPYHIEAEPAAWKSVLAGKTDPIVGLMGGKLKLAKGSLFALLPYAKAAKELVRSAIEVDTSFPDGWD